In Rhodamnia argentea isolate NSW1041297 chromosome 11, ASM2092103v1, whole genome shotgun sequence, one genomic interval encodes:
- the LOC125312533 gene encoding ABC transporter G family member 1-like: protein MEAESCAASPGTGDEFGRLSTQPEEGEADLVSDGSGQMIARPKGGTVSLTWEDLCVTVADEQHRCISILQGLTGCARPGEVLAIIGPSGCGKSTLLDALAGRLSRKTKRTGQILLNGRKEPLAYGTSVRKSIAWLGCVTQDDVLTWTLTVREAIYLSAQLQLPDSMPLLEKKQRADTTIKEMGLHDAIDTRIGGLGNRGLSNGQKRRLSIYLEISTRPKLLFLDEPRRGLMRRIVSLAEQNKMTVLASIHQPNSEVFELYKSLCLLSLGRTVYFGLSSEATQFFPLNGFPCPSLQNPSDHYLRTINTDFDEDIEQGFGGKQSTEGVIKLLVSSYVSSNTYRQIQ from the exons ATGGAGGCAGAGAGTTGTGCAGCTTCCCCAGGGACAGGAGATGAGTTCGGTAGATTGTCAACGCAACCAGAAGAAGGTGAGGCAGATCTTGTTTCGGATGGTTCGGGACAAATGATTGCCAGGCCAAAGGGAGGAACAGTTTCACTGACATGGGAAGATCTGTGTGTGACAGTCGCGGATGAGCAACACAGGTGCATATCCATTCTTCAAGGGCTGACAGGCTGTGCCCGGCCCGGTGAGGTCTTGGCTATCATAGGGCCGTCCGGCTGTGGCAAGTCCACTCTTCTTGATGCATTGGCAG GGAGGCTAAGCAGAAAGACAAAGCGAACTGGACAAATTCTTCTCAATGGAAGGAAAGAGCCCCTGGCATATGGGACTTCAGTAAGGAAATCAATAGCTTGGCTC GGTTGTGTGACACAGGATGATGTCCTAACATGGACACTGACTGTGAGAGAAGCCATATACTTGTCAGCTCAACTTCAGCTCCCAGATTCAATGCCGCTCttggagaagaaacaaagagCAGACACCACGATCAAAGAGATGGGTCTTCATGATGCCATTGACACGAGAATAGGAGGTTTGGGAAACAGAGGACTCAGCAATGGCCAAAAGAGGAGGCTCAGCATCTACCTGGAGATCTCGACTCGTCCCAAGCTTCTCTTTCTCGATGAGCCCAGAAGGGGCCTCATGAGACGAATAGTTAGTCTCGCTGAGCAAAATAAGATGACGGTGTTAGCATCTATTCATCAGCCCAACAGTGAAGTGTTTGAGCTTTACAAGAGTTTGTGCCTTCTCTCTCTGGGAAGAACAGTCTATTTTGGTCTTTCCAGTGAAGCAACTCAG TTCTTTCCACTGAATGGTTTCCCATGTCCAAGTCTGCAAAATCCATCTGATCACTACCTCAGGACTATCAACACTGATTTTGACGAG GACATCGAACAAGGTTTTGGAGGAAAGCAA
- the LOC115747384 gene encoding splicing factor 3B subunit 1: MATLDPEIARVQEERKKMEQQLASLSSVTYDTDLYGGTDRDAYVSSIAVNEEEENLEGMDSEVARKLASYTAPKSLLKEMPRGGEEDDGGLGFKKPQRIIDREDDYRRRRLNRVISPDRHDAFASGDKTPDVSVRTYADVMREEALKREKEETLKAIAKKKKEEEEAAKAGVAKETEAAPAQKRRNRWDQSQDDGGAAKKAKAGSDWDMPDSTPGIGRWDATPTPGRVGDATPSVGRRNRWDETPTPGRLADSDATPGAVTPGATPAGMTWDATPKLAGMATPTPKKQRSRWDETPATMGSATPMAGATPAAAFTPGVTPVGGVDLATPTPGAINLRGPITPEQYNLLRWEKDIEERNRPLTDEELDAMFPQEGYKILEPPASYVPIRTPARKLLATPTPLGTPLYQIPEENRGQQFDVPKEAPGGLPFMKPEDYQHFGALLNEENEEELSPEEQKERKIMKLLLKVKNGTPPQRKTALRQLTDKAREFGAGPLFNRILPLLMQPTLEDQERHLLVKVIDRVLYKLDELVRPYVHKILVVIEPLLIDEDYYARVEGREIISNLSKAAGLATMIAAMRPDIDNIDEYVRNTTARAFSVVASALGIPALLPFLKAVCQSKKSWQARHTGIKIVQQIAILIGCAVLPHLKSLVEIIEHGLNDENQKVRTITALSLAALAEAAAPYGIESFDSVLKPLWKGIRSHRGKVLAAFLKAIGFIIPLMDALYASYYTKEVMVILIREFQSPDEEMKKIVLKVVKQCVSTEGVEAEYIRTDILPEFFRNFWVRRMALDRRNYKQLVETTVEIANKVGVADIVGRIVEDLKDESEPYRRMVMETIEKVVANLGASDIDSRLEELLIDGILYAFQEQTSDDANVMLNGFGAVVNALGQRVKPYLPQICGTIKWRLNNKSAKVRQQAADLISRIAVVMKQCQEEQLMGHLGVVLYEYLGEEYPEVLGSILGALKAIVNVIGMTKMTPPIKDLLPRLTPILKNRHEKVQENCIDLVGRIADRGAEFVPAREWMRICFELLDMLKAHKKGIRRATVNTFGYIAKAIGPQDVLATLLNNLKVQERQNRVCTTVAIAIVAETCSPFTVLPALMNEYRVPELNVQNGVLKSLSFLFEYIGEMGKDYIYAVTPLLEDALMDRDLVHRQTAASAVKHMALGVAGLGCEDALVHLLNYVWPNIFETSPHVINAVMEAIEGMRVALGAAVVLNYCLQGLFHPARKVREVYWKIYNSLYIGAQDALVAAYPVLEDEQSNVYSRPELTMFI; this comes from the coding sequence ATGGCGACGCTGGATCCCGAGATTGCGAGGGTCcaagaagagaggaagaagatggagcaGCAATTAGCCTCTCTCAGCTCCGTCACCTACGACACCGACCTCTATGGCGGCACGGACCGCGATGCGTACGTCAGCTCTATCGCCGTCAACGAAGAGGAGGAGAACCTCGAGGGCATGGACTCCGAGGTCGCTCGGAAGCTTGCGTCTTACACCGCCCCAAAGTCGCTGCTGAAGGAGATGCCTCGCGGCGGCGAGGAGGATGACGGGGGGTTGGGATTCAAGAAGCCGCAGAGGATCATCGACCGTGAGGACGATTATCGCAGGAGGAGGCTGAACCGGGTCATTTCTCCCGATCGGCATGATGCCTTTGCCTCGGGGGATAAGACTCCGGACGTGTCCGTGAGGACTTATGCGGATGTGATGCGAGAAGAGGCGTTGAAGAGGGAAAAGGAGGAGACGCTTAAGGCTAtcgccaagaagaagaaggaagaagaggaagctgCAAAGGCCGGGGTGGCGAAGGAGACAGAAGCTGCTCCAGCTCAGAAGCGAAGGAACAGGTGGGACCAATCACAGGACGATGGTGGTGCTGCAAAGAAGGCAAAAGCTGGTTCTGACTGGGATATGCCCGATTCAACACCTGGAATTGGGCGTTGGGATGCGACCCCTACACCTGGAAGAGTCGGTGATGCCACGCCTTCAGTGGGTCGGAGAAACCGGTGGGACGAGACCCCTACGCCAGGACGGCTCGCAGATTCAGATGCAACTCCTGGTGCTGTGACTCCTGGAGCGACTCCAGCTGGTATGACTTGGGATGCCACGCCCAAGCTGGCCGGTATGGCCACACCAACCCCGAAAAAGCAGAGATCAAGATGGGATGAAACTCCAGCCACCATGGGGAGTGCTACGCCAATGGCGGGTGCTACACCTGCAGCTGCTTTCACACCAGGGGTAACTCCTGTTGGAGGTGTCGATCTTGCTACGCCTACTCCCGGGGCAATTAACTTGCGGGGGCCAATTACGCCCGAGCAGTATAATTTGTTGAGGTGGGAGAAGGATATCGAGGAGAGGAACAGGCCGTTGACGGACGAGGAGCTTGATGCTATGTTCCCTCAGGAGGGGTATAAGATTTTGGAGCCACCAGCATCTTATGTCCCTATTAGAACGCCAGCGAGGAAGCTCTTGGCAACACCTACGCCATTGGGTACTCCGCTCTATCAAATTCCAGAAGAGAATCGTGGGCAGCAGTTTGATGTTCCTAAGGAGGCGCCAGGCGGTCTACCCTTCATGAAGCCAGAGGATTATCAGCATTTTGGGGCACTGTTGAACGAGGAGAATGAAGAAGAGCTGTCTCCTGAAGAACAGAAAGAGCGTAAGATCATGAAACTTCTGCTGAAGGTGAAGAATGGTACGCCACCACAGAGGAAGACTGCGCTTAGACAGCTTACAGACAAGGCCCGAGAGTTTGGTGCTGGACCTTTGTTTAACCGTATTCTACCTTTGCTCATGCAACCTACTTTGGAGGATCAGGAAAGGCATCTCTTGGTTAAGGTGATTGATAGGGTTCTGTACAAATTGGATGAATTGGTACGTCCTTACGTGCATAAGATTCTTGTCGTTATTGAACCTCTGTTGATTGATGAGGATTACTATGCGCGTGTTGAGGGGAGAGAGATCATTTCGAATTTGAGCAAGGCAGCTGGATTGGCTACTATGATTGCTGCTATGCGTCCAGATATTGATAACATTGATGAGTATGTGAGAAATACAACTGCTAGAGCTTTCAGTGTTGTTGCTTCTGCTCTTGGAATACCTGCTCTGTTGCCATTCTTGAAAGCTGTGTGTCAGAGCAAGAAATCCTGGCAAGCTCGCCACACTGGAATCAAGATTGTTCAGCAGATTGCTATTTTGATAGGTTGTGCTGTTCTACCACATTTGAAGTCTCTTGTCGAAATTATAGAACATGGCCTGAATGATGAGAACCAGAAGGTGAGAACTATTACTGCACTGTCTCTGGCTGCTCTTGCTGAGGCTGCTGCGCCTTACGGTATTGAAAGCTTTGATTCAGTGTTGAAGCCACTTTGGAAGGGTATTAGGTCACACAGGGGAAAGGTCTTGGCTGCATTCTTGAAAGCAATTGGGTTTATTATTCCTCTGATGGATGCTCTCTATGCTAGTTACTATACTAAAGAAGTCATGGTCATTCTTATCCGTGAGTTCCAGTCTCcagatgaagaaatgaagaagatAGTGCTTAAAGTGGTAAAACAGTGTGTGAGTACCGAGGGTGTTGAGGCTGAATACATACGAACTGACATTCTTCCAGAGTTCTTCAGGAATTTCTGGGTTAGAAGGATGGCTTTGGATAGGAGAAACTATAAGCAGCTAGTGGAAACTACTGTGGAGATAGCTAATAAAGTCGGTGTTGCCGACATAGTTGGGAGAATTGTGGAGGATCTGAAGGATGAGAGTGAGCCATATCGGCGAATGGTCATGGAAACAATAGAGAAGGTTGTTGCAAACCTGGGTGCCTCTGATATTGATTCTCGGCTGGAAGAGCTTCTCATTGATGGTATCCTGTACGCATTCCAAGAGCAGACTAGTGATGATGCCAATGTAATGCTTAATGGCTTTGGTGCTGTGGTGAATGCTCTTGGGCAAAGAGTGAAGCCATATCTCCCACAGATTTGTGGTACGATAAAGTGGCGATTAAACAACAAGAGCGCAAAGGTGAGACAACAAGCTGCAGATCTTATTTCCAGGATTGCTGTTGTCATGAAGCAGTGTCAGGAGGAACAACTGATGGGTCATCTTGGTGTTGTTCTGTACGAGTACTTGGGAGAAGAGTACCCTGAAGTCTTGGGCTCCATATTGGGTGCTTTGAAAGCTATTGTTAATGTGATTGGTATGACAAAAATGACGCCTCCCATAAAAGATCTGCTTCCCAGGCTGACACCCATTCTGAAGAACAGACATGAGAAGGTCCAGGAGAACTGTATTGACCTTGTTGGTCGTATTGCTGATCGTGGGGCTGAATTTGTTCCAGCAAGGGAGTGGATGAGGATATGTTTTGAGCTTCTTGATATGCTTAAAGCCCACAAGAAGGGTATTCGGCGAGCGACGGTGAACACCTTTGGTTATATTGCTAAAGCCATTGGACCTCAAGATGTCCTTGCAACCCTTTTGAACAATCTCAAAGTTCAGGAGCGTCAGAACCGTGTATGCACAACCGTTGCCATTGCTATAGTTGCAGAGACATGTTCTCCTTTCACAGTTCTGCCGGCTTTGATGAATGAGTATCGTGTGCCTGAGCTCAACGTGCAGAATGGTGTTCTGAAatccctttcctttttgttcgaGTACATTGGTGAAATGGGGAAGGACTACATATATGCAGTGACTCCACTacttgaagatgcactcatggATAGAGATTTGGTCCACAGGCAGACTGCCGCTTCTGCCGTAAAGCATATGGCTTTGGGAGTTGCTGGGTTGGGTTGTGAGGATGCACTTGTCCACTTGCTCAACTATGTCTGGCCAAACATATTCGAGACTTCCCCTCATGTCATAAATGCCGTTATGGAAGCCATTGAAGGCATGAGGGTGGCCCTGGGTGCTGCTGTTGTGCTAAACTACTGCCTCCAGGGGCTGTTCCATCCTGCAAGGAAGGTCAGGGAAGTATACTGGAAGATCTACAACTCGCTATATATTGGAGCCCAGGATGCTCTTGTTGCAGCTTATCCCGTGCTGGAGGATGAGCAGAGCAACGTATATAGCCGACCAGAGTTAACAATGTTCATCTGA
- the LOC115747228 gene encoding phytosulfokine receptor 1-like, producing the protein MQNLQVLDLSGNEFVGSFPLHIHLPRIRILDVSDNNLVGSLTSSICDRSSSIESLNLAKNWFHGEVPVNFGNCTSLRRLFLNGNSLSGSLPDRLFQLEHLCELQFQDNGFSGLLQERIGNLSNIVKIDLSHNLFSGVLPDVFRGLPKLKHFAARSNKFSGQLPPSLMSSPSLSTLDLGNNTLHGRISINCSSMARLTSLNLGYNLFRCPLPKNLSACHRLNVLNLANNHLSGAIPSSFQNLQALTLLSLSRTEISDLSSALHILQRCRNLSVLVLSMSFRGEQMLGHADLLFPYLKVFVIGNSQLKGSIPVWLSGCENLQLLDLSWNQLSGRIPSWIGNFDFLLYLDLGNNSFTGHIPRSLSELRNCINRSRWFPPGGSLSNVPLSLMKGDGRSLIYNQFWSLPSTLDLSYNKLNGLIWPSFGNLKGLQAFHLENNQLSGNIPNSLSGMQSLEKLDLSHNGLTGEIPPSFQKLTFLSIFDVSYNKLYGAVPSGGQFSTFPDSSFEGNIGLCGGRPSLHSCQSQPPSDELPKDVASTEGTAYSLMGFGIGAAVGFIWTVSFCFLSGWVLDKGRRRR; encoded by the coding sequence ATGCAGAATCTCCAGGTCCTTGATTTGAGCGGGAACGAATTCGTGGGTTCGTTTCCTCTTCACATCCATCTACCCCGCATAAGGATTTTGGATGTCTCAGACAATAACTTGGTAGGTTCTCTCACATCATCAATTTGTGACAGATCATCCTCCATTGAGTCACTTAATTTAGCCAAAAATTGGTTCCATGGAGAAGTTCCTGTGAATTTTGGCAACTGCACTTCTCTTCGGCGCCTCTTCCTCAATGGGAACAGTCTATCAGGGAGCCTGCCAGATAGACTGTTCCAACTCGAGCACCTGTGCGAACTCCAGTTTCAGGACAATGGCTTTTCAGGACTGCTGCAAGAAAGAATCGGTAACCTCTCTAACATTGTCAAGATTGATTTGTCTCATAATCTGTTCTCTGGAGTACTTCCAGACGTTTTCAGGGGTCTTCCGAAGCTCAAGCACTTTGCTGCCAGATCAAATAAATTCTCTGGTCAGTTACCACCTTCACTGATGAGCTCTCCGTCCCTTTCCACACTAGACTTGGGCAACAATACTCTTCATGGTCGTATCAGTATCAACTGTTCTTCAATGGCTCGTCTTACTTCTCTCAACCTCGGTTACAATTTATTCCGATGTCCGCTTCCCAAAAATTTATCTGCTTGTCATAGATTGAATGTCCTAAATCTAGCGAATAATCACTTAAGCGGAGCCATTCCTTCCAGCTTCCAAAACCTCCAGGCACTTACACTGCTATCTCTTTCAAGAACTGAAATTAGTGATCTGTCTAGTGCTCTGCATATATTGCAGCGATGCAGAAACTTAAGTGTGTTGGTCCTTTCTATGAGTTTTCGAGGCGAGCAAATGTTGGGACATGCCGATTTGCTGTTTCCGTATCTGAAAGTGTTCGTGATTGGCAACAGTCAATTAAAAGGGTCAATACCGGTGTGGTTAAGTGGATGTGAAAACTTGCAACTGCTGGATCTTTCGTGGAACCAATTAAGCGGAAGAATTCCTAGCTGGATCGGCAATTTTGATTTCCTGTTGTACTTGGATTTAGGGAATAATTCATTCACCGGACACATACCAAGGAGCTTGAGCGAACTACGAAATTGCATCAACAGGAGCAGATGGTTCCCTCCCGGAGGCTCTCTATCGAACGTGCCACTCTCTTTGATGAAAGGAGACGGAAGATCCTTGATATACAACCAATTCTGGAGCTTGCCTTCAACCTTGGACCTAAGTTACAACAAGCTCAACGGACTAATTTGGCCGAGTTTTGGAAACCTTAAGGGCCTTCAAGCATTTCACCTGGAGAACAACCAATTGTCTGGCAATATTCCGAATAGCTTGTCGGGAATGCAGAGTTTGGAGAAACTAGATTTGTCTCATAACGGTTTGACGGGAGAAATACCGCCGTCCTTCCAGAAGCTGACTTTCCTATCGATTTTTGATGTTTCATACAATAAGCTCTACGGTGCTGTTCCTTCGGGAGGCCAGTTTTCGACCTTTCCAGACTCGAGCTTCGAAGGAAACATCGGCCTCTGTGGCGGTAGACCGAGCCTACACTCATGTCAATCACAACCACCATCTGATGAGCTTCCAAAAGACGTGGCTTCGACCGAGGGAACCGCGTATTCTCTGATGGGTTTCGGGATCGGAGCAGCCGTAGGTTTCATCTGGACAGTAAGCTTTTGCTTCCTCTCAGGCTGGGTGCTCGACAAGGGACGACGTAGACGGTGA